The genomic region AGCGGCACACCGTTGGCCGTGGCGCCGCCACCGCCGCCACACGCGGTCGCGGCGAGCAGCAGGGCTGCCACCGGCAGCAGGGCGAGCACCTGGTGTCTGGGTCGACGGGCCACGGTGTCACTCCTCGTAGTCAGTTTCCGGGCAAGTTCTGCGCATCCTGCCATCCGGATGGCCGGTAGCACAGCAGGTGGCTGGTTACGGGTCCATGACTATGCGGGCTGCGCTACCTGGGCTAACGACGTTGCGGCTCACCGGCTGAGCACTCCGCCAAGCGGGTATTCCTATTCCCCGAATATCCTGTTCGCGATTTCGAAAGGGCTGCCCAAACGTGCATTGACCCAGGGAACTTCGCGCTGCTACAAAAATTCTCCGCCGATATCTCGAGCAGCTCCCATCGAAAGGGCCGCATCCCGCCATGGACGAGAGATCGATCTCTGCTGCCGTCAGCCAGTACGGCACCCCCTGCTACCTCTACGACGAGTCCCTGATCCGGCGCAATGCCGAGCGGTTCACCGGACTGTCCTATCCGGACAAGGCCGTGCATTTCGCCTCGATGGCGAACAACAACCCCGAGCTGCTCAAGCTGCTGCGCGGTCTCGGCATGGGGATCTTCGTGAACTCGGCGCGGCACCTCAAGCTCGCCATGGCGTGCGGCTTCGCACCCTCGGAGATCATCTACACCTCGACCGGGGTGCGCAGGTCCGATCTGGAGCTGATCGCGCGGCTGGGAGTCGCGGTCAACCTGGACTCACTTGGCCAGCTGGAGCTCTACGGCTCGGTCGCGCCCGGCACCAGCTGCGGCATCCGGCTCAACATCGACGAGAACTCCCTGGGCAACGTCTTCATCGGCGCGGAGAGCCGGATCGGGCTGCTGGAGAACGAGCTGGAGGTGGCCGCCAAGATCGCGGACAAGTACCGGCTCACCATCACCGGCACGCACGTCTACCTCGGCACCAACATCGTCTCCCTGGACACGATGATGCAGGGCGTGGCGCGCACCCTGGAACTGTCCGACTTCTTCCCCGAACTGACCTACGTGGATCTCGGCGGCGGTTTCCCGGTGACCGAGGACGGAATGGAGGAGTTCGACTACGGCAAATACGACGACGCGATCAGCCGGATGTTCACGGACTATTCACAGAAGCGATGTCGGCCGATCAAACTGATCCTGGAGCCGGGCCGGGCGCTTTTCGGCGACACCGCGGTGTTCTGCACCAGCGTGCTGGACGTGAAGAACCGGCCGGACCGGGCCCTGGTCTGCGTGGACTCCAGCGCCACCCTGATCCCGCGCTCGCTGTTCTACGGTGAGTACCACGAGGTGAGCGTGCTGGGCCGTTCGGGCGAGTCGCCCGCGGACCGCCCGGCCGACGTGGTGGGCTCGACCACCTACTCCCGCGACTTCCTGGCCAAGGGCGCCCCGCTGCCACCGTTGCGCACCGGGGACGTGCTGGTCTTCGACACCGCGGGCAGCTACTGCTACTCGATGATCACCCAGTTCCTCGGCCAGGACGAGCCGAGCGAGGTGCTGGTGCACCCGGACGGCTCGCACACCCTGATCCGGGACCCGCACCGTGACTGAACGCTGGACGGTCGAGGAGATCGCCCCTGGTGAGCGGCACTGCCACCGGGTGGTGGAAGAGGTCGTGGTCGTGGACAGCGAGTTCCAGCGGATCGAGGTGCTGGAGACGCAGGGCTACGGCCGGGGCCTGTTCCTGGACGGGCGGATCCAGCACGTGGCCGCGGACGAGTACATCTACAGCGAGGCCATGGTGCACCCGGCCATGCAGCTGCTGGACGGGCGCGCGGCCAGGGTGCTGTGCGTGGGCGCCGGTCCGGGCGGGATCGTGCGCGAGCTGCTGCGCTATCCCGGCGTGCGCGAGGTGGTGCAGGTGGAGATCGACACCACCGTGGTGGACATCGCCAGCAGGCACCTGCCCTCGGTGGGCGCGGACTTCCGGCTGGACCCGCGCTACCGGCTGGTGGTGGCCGACGCGCTGGACTACCTGGCCACCGAGCGCGAGCCGTTCGACCTGATCGTCAACGACCTCAGCGAACCGCTGCCCGGCAGCCCGGCGGGCAGGCTGTTCGCCGCCGAGGCGGTGCGGCTGGTTCGGCAGCGGCTGACCGGGCGCGGGCTGTACGTGTCCTGGTGCGGCTCGGTCGGCCCGGTGTCGGCGGAGTTCGCGGCGCGGATCTTCCACGTCATCGGGGAGGTGTTCGGGCAGGCGCACGGCTACCTCAGCTACCCGCAGTCCTACGGCACGGTCTGGCTGACCGGCATCGGCGCGCGGTCGCCGCTGGACCCGCTGGCGCACAGCCCGGCCGAGCTGGACCAGCGGCTGGCCCGCACCTGCGCCGGGGAGCTGCGGCTCTACGACGGGCAGACCCACCACCACATGTTCCTGCTGCCCAAGAACGTCCGGGCCGCGCTCAGCGCCCCGGTCGCGGATCCGGCCGCCCCCATCGAGCTGCTTGTGGAGAGGCTGTGACAAGAGCGGCGCCGGAGGACTTCGCGCTGGTCGCGGAGCTGTACGACCAGGACATGGCCGGCAACAACCTGGTGCACGACCTGGTCTACCCCAGGGTGTACGGGCCCGGTGAGTACATCGGGCAGTTCAGCGACAACAGCGCCGCCGAGCTGCGCGCGCTGGCCGCGGCGATGGACCTGCCGCCGGAGTCGGCGGTGCTGGACATCGGCTGCGGCACCGCGCCGGTGGCCGCGTTCCTGGCCACCGAGCTGGGCTGGCGGATCACCGGCATCGACGTGGCGGCCAGCCCGCTGCGCAAGGCGGCCGAGCGGCTGGCCGAACACGGCCTGACCGAGCGGGTCGGCCTGGCGCACGGGGATGTGTACCGGCACGCCTTCGACCGGCCCTTCGACGGGATCTACGGCACCGGCGCGTTCTGCCACTTCGACCCGGTCCGGCTGTTCGCCCGCTGCCACGAGCTGCTGCGGCCCGGCGGGCGGCTGGCGTTCATGGAGCGGGTGCGCACCGGCGAGCTGACCGAGCGGGAGTGGCGGCAGCTGACCGTGGAATGGGCCTGTCCCACGGTGAACACGGTCGCGGAGTACCGGTCCGCGCTGGCCGGGGCCGGGTTCGAGGTGGACCTGGTGCGCGACCTGACGCCGACCTTCCGGGACTGGCAGGACCGGTCGGTGGTGGTCCGGCACGAGCTCAAGGCGGAGATCATCGCGCTGACCTCGGCGGAGTACTTCGAGACCAGCGTGCGGCTGGCCGACTACGAGAACGCGGTGACCAAGGCAGGCAAGCTGGGCTACGCCCTGATCACCGCGACGGCCCGATGAAACCGTTGTGGGACAACCAGATCGAGGAGTACATCACTCCTGACGAGTGCCATGTGCACGCGGTGCGCTCGGTCCTGGCGACCGGGCGCACCGCCCGGCAGGGCTTCCAGATCGTGACGCTGGGCGGCTACGGCCGGGCGATGGTGATCGAGGGCAGGGTGCAGTCCACCGAGGCGGACGAGGCGGCCTACCACGAGGCGCTGCTGCTGCCCGCCTACTGCCTGCTGCCGCACACCCGCCGGGTGCTCTGCCTCGGCGGGGCCAACGGCGGCGTGCTGCACCGGCTGTGCGCGATGCCGGAGCTGGAAACCGTGGTGCAACTGGACATCGACCCCGAGCTGCACCGGCACTCCCTCGAACACCTGCCGCACCTGCACCACGACGGACCGGCGGATCCGCGCTGCCACTTGGCCTTCGGCGATCCGCGCACCCTGCTGGCGGACCAGGACCACGACTTCGACCTGGTGCTGGCCGACCTGCCGGACGCGGTCGAGGACTCGCCGACGCCGGGCCTGTTCACCCAGGAGTTCTACCGCGAGGTCAAGGGAAAGCTGGCCGGAAACGGGGTGTTCGCCACCCAGGCCGGACCGGCGAACTTCCTGGACCCGGAGTTCTTCGCCAGCGTGCTGCGCACCCTGCGCTCGGTGTTCCGGCACGTGCTGCCCTACACGCTCACCGTGCCCTCCTACGGCATCCCGTGGGGGTTCGCGCTGGCCAGCGACGACCTGGACCCGGCCGCGCTGACCGAGGCAGTCGTCGAGCAGCGGCTGGCGCGGTTGGCCACCGCGCCGCAGTGCTACGACGGCGGCACCCACCGGCACATGACCGCGCTGCCGCTGCGGCTGCGCACCGCGCTGGCCACGGCCGGACGGGTGATCAGTGATGCGGACACCCTGGCCGTCCGTGTTTGATCGGCGGCGCAACGGAAACAGGGGGAGCAGATGAGTGAGCGAACCGCCGTGCGCGGCAGCAGCCTGTCCGGGATCGGCCTGGGCATCGGCGCGAACCTGATCTGGGGACTGGCCTTCCTGGTGCCGGTGCTGCTGCCCGAGTTCTCCCCGGTGGCGGTCACCCTCGGCCGCTACGTCTGTTACGGCCTGCTCTCCGTCGCGCTGATCGTCTTCACCGGCACCAGGCTGCGCGGGCACTCCTGGCCGGTGTGGCGGTCCTGCCTGCTCTTCGCCGTGACCGGCAACGTCGGCTACTACTTCTTGCTGGTCCAGGGCATCGCGCTGGTCGGGGCCCCGGTGGTGGCGGTGGTCATCGGCACCCTGCCGGTGACCGTGGCCGTCTACGGCAACCTGCGCCGCCGCGAGTTCCCGTTCTCCCGGCTCGCGCTGCCGGTCGGGGTGATCCTGATCGGGCTGGTCGCGGTGAACGTCAGCGAGATCGACTTCTCCGGACTGGGCGGCCGTTCACTGGGCGAACAGCTGCTCGGCCTGGGCTGCGCGGTGCTGGCGCTGGCCATGTGGACCTGGTTCGGCGTGGCCAACGCCCAGTTCCTGCGCACACATCCCCAGATCAGCTCGGCGGACTGGTCCACCCTCATCGGCGTGGCCACGCTGGGCCTGTCCGTGCTGGCCGCGCCGCTGCTGCTGGTCACCGGGGACGCCGTGGGCCGCGGCATCGGCGCGGACTCGCTGTGGTTCCTGCTGCTGGGCAGCCTGGTGCTCGGCGTGCTGGTCAGCTGGGGCGGCACCCTGCTGTGGAACCAGGCATCGGGCAGGCTGCCGGTGTCGGTGGCGGGCCAGCTGATCGTGTTCGAGACCATCTCCGGCCTGGTCTACGTGTTCCTGGCCAGCGGCAAGACCCCGCCGCTGCTCGGCGTGGCCGGGATGGCCGTGGTGCTGACCGGGGTGGTGATCGGCATCCGGCAGGCCCGGACCGCCTGAGCGATCCGGGCCTGACAACTCACTTGCCGGAATGGGCGTGCGCGTCCAGCACGTAGGAGATCGCCTCGGTGATCCGGCGGGCGTAGTCCAGGTGCAGGGACTCATCCGGCACGTGCGCGTTGCTGTCCGCGCCCAGCGCGCCGGTGACCACGAACTGTGCCTGCGGGTACGCCTCGTGCAGCAGGCCCATGAACGGGATGGAGCCGCCCTCGCCGGTGGCCTTCCAGCCGGTGCCGAAGACCTGCTCGCCCGCGGTGTCCAGGGCCTCGCGCAGCCAGGGCCGCAGGCTCGGCGCGTTCCAGCCGTCGGCCGCCTCCACCTTGGCCAGCTCCACCTGGGCGCCGTAGGGCACGTCGGTGGTCAGCGCGCGGCGCACCGCGGCCAGCGCGGCGGCCGAGTCCGCGGTGGGCGGCAGCCGGAAGCCGAGCATCAGCGTGGTGTGCGGGCGCAGCACGTTGCCCGCGTCGTCGGGCACCGGCAGGCCGTCCGCGCCGATGACCGACAGCGTCGGCCGCCAGGTGCGGTTGAGCTCCAGCTCCAGCTCGTCCTCAGTCACCGTGCGCATGCCCGGCATCAGCGGGAACAACCGCAGCAGCAACCCGGGCAGCACCGCGAGGGCCTCCTCGGCCTCCCGCACCCGCTCCGCCGGGATGTCCGCGCTCAGCTCGGGCAGCAGCACCTTGCCGGTGGCCGAGTCCTCCAGCCGGTCCAGCAGCTGGCGCAGCACCCGGAAGGAGCTGGGCACCACCCCGCTGGCCGAGCCGGAGTGCTGACCGGACTCCAGCACCCGCACGGTCACCTGGGTCTGCACCAAGCCGCGCAGCGAGGTGGTCAGCCACATCCGCTCGTAGTCGGCCGCGCCGGAGTCCAGGCAGACCACCAGCGACACCTCGCCCAGCCGGTCGCGCAGGTGCTCCAGGTAGGCGGGCAGGTCCGGACTGCCGGACTCCTCGCCGGTCTCCAGCAGCACCACGCAGCGCCCGTGCGCGCCACCGGCGGCCAGCAGGCCCTCGATCGCGGTGACCGCGGCGTAGCCGGCGTAGCCGTCATCGGCCGAGCCCCGGCCGTAGAGGCGGCCGTCCCGCAGCACCGGCGTCCACGGCCCGAGCCCCTCGGACCAGCCACCCACCGGCGGCTGCTTGTCCAGGTGCCCGTAGAGCAGCGCGGTGCCCGCGTCCTCGAACCCGGGCTGCGCGGGCAGGTCGAGCAGCAGCACCGGGGTCCGGCCCGCCAGCCGCACCACGTCCACGGCGGCGCCGGGTAGCTCGCGCTCGACCAGCCAGCGGCGGACGTGCTCGATGGCGGCGTCCAGGTGGCCGTTGCGGGCCCAGTCGGGGTCGAAGGCCGGCGAGATCGCGGGCACGGAGACCAGTTCGGACAGGCTCGTCAGGACATCGTTGTCCCACCGCGAGCGGACGGTGTCAGTCAGTACGGCTCGATCCACGCCGTCGATTCAAACACTAGATTCACTCCAATGGCACCTTGCCGCCACGCGGTGGACGTCCGTGCCTGATTACCTGCCTAAGGTGCGACAGGACCCGTTCACCCTCGGCGTGGCCTCCGGCGACCCCGAGCCGGACTCGGTGGTGCTCTGGACCCGCCTGACCGGCGCCCCGGACCTCCCGCTGGCCGTGCAGTGGCAGCTCAGCGCCGATCCGGCCGGCACCAGGGTGGTGCGCGCGGGGGAGACGGACGCGCTGCCCGAGTGGGGGCACAGCGTGCACGTCGAGGTGGACGGGCTGGAACCGAGCACCGAGTACTTCTTCCGCTTCCGGCACGGCAGGCACCTCTCGCTGACCGGGCGCACCCGCACCGCGCCGCACCCGGTCGCGCTCGAACCGCTGCGGCTGGCCGTGACCAGCGGCGAGGCCCTGCCGCAGCCCGCCGACCTGGTGCTCCGGCTCGGCGAGCACCGGCCGGCCGGCGGTGATCCGCGGGAGCGGGCGATGAGCCTGCTCACCCCGGCCGCGCAGCTGGCGCGGGCGAGTGCGCCGCAGGTGTCGGTGTGGGGGCCTGGCGAGCTGGCCGGGGAGTGGGTGGCGGCCTGCCGGGCCTACTACGAGCACCAGCCGCTGCGGGCGGCCTCGCGGCCGGACGGCGGGCGGATGCCGATCTACCGGAGCCTGCGCTGGGGGCGGTTGCTGGCGCTGCGGCTGGTGGACACCCAGCAGTACCGGCAGACCGGGTCGCTGCTGGGGGCGGGGCAGGAGCGCTGGCTGGCCGGGGAGCTGAGCAGGCGGCGGCCGCTGTGGGACGTGGTGGCCGGGCACGGGTCGGCGGCCGAGCTGACCGGGGAGCGGCTGGGCGCGCTGTGGCGGCGGGCCAGGGTGGACTCGCCGCTGGTGCTGCGCGGCGGGCCGGGACCGGCCGGGACCCGGCAGGTGGCCGGGGCGCCGGAACTGGCCCCCGGCACCGCCGGGTCGGTGCTGTGCGCGGTCGACGAGCTGGTGTGGCGGGCGGAGTTCCCCGGCCCTGGCGGACCGGGGAACCTCGCCTTCCCGCGTCAGTGCGCGGCGACCGCCTTGAGCGAGGGGTCGCCCTCGTCGGCGTGGTAGTCCTCGCCCTTGGTCTCATCGGTGCCGTTGAGCACCTTGAGCTGCCTGGCGATGATCGTGCCGACCACCGCGACCACCAGGTTCACCACCAGCGCGACGAACCCGACGTAGATCTGCACCTTGGACCCGGCGAAGGGCTCCCAGCCGAGCAGGGACAGCTTGTCCAGGGTCAGCGCGGAACCGCCGAAGTGCGCGCGGCCCGCGGCCGGGTTCGGGATCTGGTAGAGCAGGTAGAAGCCGTAGCCCATACCGGCGATCCAGCCCGCGACCAGGCCCCACACGTGGAACCAGCGGGTGTAGAGCGCGATCGCCACCGCGGGCAGCGTCTGCAGGATGATCACGCCGCCGATCAGCTGCAGGTCGATGGAGTACTGCGGGTCGACGAAGACGATGAAGGCGACCGCGCCGAACTTGACCACCAGCGAGGCCAGCTTGGCCTGCTGCGCCTCCTGCTTCGGCGAGGCGTCCTTCTTCAGGTACTCCTTGTAGATGTTGCGGGTCCACAGGTTGGCCGCGGCGATGGACATGATCGCGGCTGGCACCAGCGCGCCGATGCCGATCGCGGCGAAAGCGATACCGGCGAACCAGCCGGGGAACTGCTGGTCGAAGAGCACCGGCACGATGGTGTTGGAGTCCGGCCGCCCGGTGGCGTTGTTCATCAACGGCTTGGTGCCCGCGGTCAGCGCCACGTAGCCGAGCAGCGCCAGCAGGCCCAGCAGCAGCGAGTAGGCGGGCAGCGCGACCATGTTCTTCTTGATCACGTTGCGGCCCCTGGAGGCCAGGATGCCGGTCAGCGAGTGCGGGTAGAGGAACAGCGCCAGCGCCGAGCCCAGCGCCAGGGTGGCGTACTGGAGCTGGTTGTTCGCGTTCAGCAGCAGCGAGCCCTTGGGCTGGCCGTTGGCGTTGGGCTGCGACAGCAGCTCGGAGGAGCGCTCGAAGATCGTGGTCCAGCCGCCCAGCTTGGCCGGCAGGTAGATCACCGCGACCAGGATCACGATGTAGATCAGCGTGTCCTTGACGAAGGCGATCAGCGCCGGGGCGCGCAGGCCGGACTGGTAGGTGTAGACGGCCAGGATCAGGAAGCCGATGAACAGCGGCAGGTGCCCGAGCAGGCCGCTGCCGTTGAAGCCCATGGTGCGCAGCACCGCTTCCAGCCCCACCAGCTGCAATGCGATGTAGGGCATGGTGGCGATGATGCCGGTGACCGCGATCAGCAGGGCCAGGATGCGCGAGCCGTAGCGGCCGCGGACGAAGTCGGCCGGGGTCACGTAGCCGTGCACCCTGGACACCGACCACATGCGCAGCAGCGGCAGGAACACCAGCGGGTACAGGATCACCGTGTAGGGCAGCGCGAAGAAGCCCATCGCGCCCGCGCCGAAGATCAGCGCCGGCACCGCGACGAAGGTGTAGGCGGTGTAGAGGTCGCCGCCGACCAGGAACCAGGTGATCCAGGAGCCGAACTTGCGGCCACCGAGGCCCCACTCGTCGAGGTGGTCGAGGGTGTCACCGGCCTTCCACTTGGATGCCACGAACCCGAGCACCGTCACCAGCAGGAACAACACCGCGAAGACGATCAGCTGGGGCCACTGGATCTCGCTCACGCCTTGTCCCCCTCGTCCAGCCGGTCCACGTCGAGGCGGTCCGGCGCGTCCGTGACCACCGGCTCGTCCCTGGTCTTGAGGTAGACCAGCCCGACGCAGACCACGCCCAGCGGCACGAAGGCGAACTGCGACCAGTAGAAGAACGGCAGGCCGAGCAGCCGCGGCTCATCAAAGTTGATCATCGGGGTGACCAGCATCAGCAGTGGCACCACGAGCAGCAGGTTCCACCAGTTCCAGCGCAGCCCGCTGGGGCGCGCAGAGACCGGTGGTGACGAACCAGACGGCATCGAACTCCTCCGTTGTCCTCCCCCGCGGGCCTGCCACCGCTACGGTGACCTTGCCGGGCGCGGATGTGTCGCGGATGTTAGGCATGTGTGGCAATGGTCGTCATCGGGCAGCAGGAAAACCCTGTGTTCGAAGTGCCCGAATCGTGACCATCAGGGCACCAGCCGTACGGCACGGTAGCCGCACGATCACGGTCAGCGAGGGAGGCGAGCATGCGGAGAGCAGCACTGGCGCTCACGCTGTCCGCGCTGCTGGCCGCCGGGTGCACCACCGGCGCGACCGTGGCGGGCGAGCCGGTCTCGGTGAGCGGTGTGGTGCCGGTGCGTCCGAGCACGAAGCTGACCGCGCCGCCG from Crossiella sp. CA-258035 harbors:
- a CDS encoding DMT family transporter; translation: MSERTAVRGSSLSGIGLGIGANLIWGLAFLVPVLLPEFSPVAVTLGRYVCYGLLSVALIVFTGTRLRGHSWPVWRSCLLFAVTGNVGYYFLLVQGIALVGAPVVAVVIGTLPVTVAVYGNLRRREFPFSRLALPVGVILIGLVAVNVSEIDFSGLGGRSLGEQLLGLGCAVLALAMWTWFGVANAQFLRTHPQISSADWSTLIGVATLGLSVLAAPLLLVTGDAVGRGIGADSLWFLLLGSLVLGVLVSWGGTLLWNQASGRLPVSVAGQLIVFETISGLVYVFLASGKTPPLLGVAGMAVVLTGVVIGIRQARTA
- a CDS encoding M20/M25/M40 family metallo-hydrolase, whose amino-acid sequence is MDGVDRAVLTDTVRSRWDNDVLTSLSELVSVPAISPAFDPDWARNGHLDAAIEHVRRWLVERELPGAAVDVVRLAGRTPVLLLDLPAQPGFEDAGTALLYGHLDKQPPVGGWSEGLGPWTPVLRDGRLYGRGSADDGYAGYAAVTAIEGLLAAGGAHGRCVVLLETGEESGSPDLPAYLEHLRDRLGEVSLVVCLDSGAADYERMWLTTSLRGLVQTQVTVRVLESGQHSGSASGVVPSSFRVLRQLLDRLEDSATGKVLLPELSADIPAERVREAEEALAVLPGLLLRLFPLMPGMRTVTEDELELELNRTWRPTLSVIGADGLPVPDDAGNVLRPHTTLMLGFRLPPTADSAAALAAVRRALTTDVPYGAQVELAKVEAADGWNAPSLRPWLREALDTAGEQVFGTGWKATGEGGSIPFMGLLHEAYPQAQFVVTGALGADSNAHVPDESLHLDYARRITEAISYVLDAHAHSGK
- a CDS encoding class I SAM-dependent methyltransferase codes for the protein MTRAAPEDFALVAELYDQDMAGNNLVHDLVYPRVYGPGEYIGQFSDNSAAELRALAAAMDLPPESAVLDIGCGTAPVAAFLATELGWRITGIDVAASPLRKAAERLAEHGLTERVGLAHGDVYRHAFDRPFDGIYGTGAFCHFDPVRLFARCHELLRPGGRLAFMERVRTGELTEREWRQLTVEWACPTVNTVAEYRSALAGAGFEVDLVRDLTPTFRDWQDRSVVVRHELKAEIIALTSAEYFETSVRLADYENAVTKAGKLGYALITATAR
- a CDS encoding monocarboxylate uptake permease MctP is translated as MSEIQWPQLIVFAVLFLLVTVLGFVASKWKAGDTLDHLDEWGLGGRKFGSWITWFLVGGDLYTAYTFVAVPALIFGAGAMGFFALPYTVILYPLVFLPLLRMWSVSRVHGYVTPADFVRGRYGSRILALLIAVTGIIATMPYIALQLVGLEAVLRTMGFNGSGLLGHLPLFIGFLILAVYTYQSGLRAPALIAFVKDTLIYIVILVAVIYLPAKLGGWTTIFERSSELLSQPNANGQPKGSLLLNANNQLQYATLALGSALALFLYPHSLTGILASRGRNVIKKNMVALPAYSLLLGLLALLGYVALTAGTKPLMNNATGRPDSNTIVPVLFDQQFPGWFAGIAFAAIGIGALVPAAIMSIAAANLWTRNIYKEYLKKDASPKQEAQQAKLASLVVKFGAVAFIVFVDPQYSIDLQLIGGVIILQTLPAVAIALYTRWFHVWGLVAGWIAGMGYGFYLLYQIPNPAAGRAHFGGSALTLDKLSLLGWEPFAGSKVQIYVGFVALVVNLVVAVVGTIIARQLKVLNGTDETKGEDYHADEGDPSLKAVAAH
- a CDS encoding PhoD-like phosphatase N-terminal domain-containing protein, which gives rise to MRQDPFTLGVASGDPEPDSVVLWTRLTGAPDLPLAVQWQLSADPAGTRVVRAGETDALPEWGHSVHVEVDGLEPSTEYFFRFRHGRHLSLTGRTRTAPHPVALEPLRLAVTSGEALPQPADLVLRLGEHRPAGGDPRERAMSLLTPAAQLARASAPQVSVWGPGELAGEWVAACRAYYEHQPLRAASRPDGGRMPIYRSLRWGRLLALRLVDTQQYRQTGSLLGAGQERWLAGELSRRRPLWDVVAGHGSAAELTGERLGALWRRARVDSPLVLRGGPGPAGTRQVAGAPELAPGTAGSVLCAVDELVWRAEFPGPGGPGNLAFPRQCAATALSEGSPSSAW
- a CDS encoding DUF3311 domain-containing protein; its protein translation is MPSGSSPPVSARPSGLRWNWWNLLLVVPLLMLVTPMINFDEPRLLGLPFFYWSQFAFVPLGVVCVGLVYLKTRDEPVVTDAPDRLDVDRLDEGDKA
- a CDS encoding methyltransferase domain-containing protein; this translates as MTERWTVEEIAPGERHCHRVVEEVVVVDSEFQRIEVLETQGYGRGLFLDGRIQHVAADEYIYSEAMVHPAMQLLDGRAARVLCVGAGPGGIVRELLRYPGVREVVQVEIDTTVVDIASRHLPSVGADFRLDPRYRLVVADALDYLATEREPFDLIVNDLSEPLPGSPAGRLFAAEAVRLVRQRLTGRGLYVSWCGSVGPVSAEFAARIFHVIGEVFGQAHGYLSYPQSYGTVWLTGIGARSPLDPLAHSPAELDQRLARTCAGELRLYDGQTHHHMFLLPKNVRAALSAPVADPAAPIELLVERL